In one Heteronotia binoei isolate CCM8104 ecotype False Entrance Well chromosome 1, APGP_CSIRO_Hbin_v1, whole genome shotgun sequence genomic region, the following are encoded:
- the FHL5 gene encoding four and a half LIM domains protein 5, whose translation MASVHSNCHHCMGSLCGRQYAMKEENAYCVRCYDSLFANICEECKKPIECHSKDLAYKGCHWHEACFKCAKCNHSLVEKPFAAKDDRLLCTECYSNEYSSKCFHCKRTIMPGSRKMEFKGNCWHEACFVCQHCRQPLGTKPLITKDNDNYCVPCFEKQFAQRCYSCKKVITTGGVTYRDQPWHKECFVCTGCQQQLAGQRFISKDEHPYCLECFSSCYEKKCEACSKPITALGGAKFVSFEDRQWHSDCFNCGKCSSSLVGKGFLTQQDQILCCKCISSI comes from the exons ATGGCCAGTGTTCATTCTAACTGTCATCACTGTATGGGCTCCCTTTGTGGAAGGCAGTATGCCATGAAAGAAGAGAACGCCTACTGTGTTAGGTGCTACGATAGCCTTTTCGCTAACATCTGTGAAGAATGTAAGAAACCCATTGAATGTCATTCCAAG GATCTTGCTTACAAAGGCTGTCACTGGCATGAAGCGTGCTTCAAGTGTGCCAAGTGCAATCACTCTTTGGTGGAAAAGCCTTTTGCTGCCAAAGATGATCGCCTGCTGTGTACAGAGTGTTATTCTAATGAGTATTCATCAAAATGCTTCCACTGCAAGAGGACCATTATGCCTG gctctcGTAAAATGGAGTTTAAAGGCAATTGTTGGCATGAAGCTTGTTTTGTTTGCCAACATTGTCGGCAACCACTAGGAACAAAGCCTTTGATTACCAAAGACAATGACAATTATTGTGTACCTTGCTTTGAGAAGCAATTTGCTCAGCGTTGTTACTCTTGCAAGAAG GTGATAACTACTGGTGGTGTGACATACCGTGACCAGCCATGGCACAAAGAATGCTTTGTATGTACAGGATGCCAACAGCAGCTTGCAGGTCAACGGTTCATTTCGAAAGATGAGCATCCTTACTGTCTTGAATGTTTCAGCAGCTGTTATGAAAAAAAGTGTGAGGCCTGCTCAAAGCCCATTACAG CTCTTGGTGGAGCCAAATTTGTCTCCTTTGAGGATCGCCAGTGGCACAGTGACTGCTTTAACTGTGGGAAATGTTCCAGCTCTCTGGTGGGAAAGGGGTTTCTTACTCAGCAGGACCAGATCCTCTGCTGCAAGTGCATCAGCTCCATATAG